A stretch of the Panicum virgatum strain AP13 chromosome 9N, P.virgatum_v5, whole genome shotgun sequence genome encodes the following:
- the LOC120687699 gene encoding uncharacterized protein LOC120687699 — protein sequence MGDLSARARHGRRWCGRLAAVLCLCATICSKPGQGHAHHRSPHPSASTPNKERDDTHVVQMNPSYMAADEAPVDPLPAGQLLPARSLQCFEDGQVYSCCEGAYRLNPSGILAVPAGAVDGYCGGACVVETEDVLNCVASALDGFAFYNGASVEDVRYALRRGCSHTVRRGDFNDLEPHLGDYPDIYGNDEDSGGSKVVKAPLKLLAFLGGAWLFLRGH from the exons ATGGGCGACCTCTCTGCTCGTgctcgccacggccgccgctggTGTGGCCGTCTCGCGGCCGTCCTCTGCCTCTGCGCGACGATCTGCAGCAAGCCAGGTCAGGGGCACGCTCACCATCGATCACCCCATCCCAGCGCATCCACACCAAACAAGGAGCGCGACGACACGCACGTCGTCCAAATGAATCCTAGCTACATGGCCGCAGATGAGGCCCCGGTGGATCCCCTGCCGGCGGGCCAGCTGCTGCCGGCGCGGTCGCTGCAGTGCTTCGAGGACGGCCAGGTGTACAGCTGCTGCGAGGGCGCGTACAGGCTGAACCCGTCGGGGATCCTCGCCGTGCCCGCCGGGGCGGTCGACGGCTACTGCGGCGGCGCGTGCGTGGTGGAGACGGAGGACGTGCTCAACTGCGTCGCCAGCGCGCTGGACGGCTTCGCGTTCTACAACGGCGCCTCCGTGGAGGACGTCCGCTACGCCCTCAGGCGGGGCTGTAGCCACACCGTCAGGAGAG GTGACTTCAACGATTTGGAGCCGCACCTGGGCGACTACCCGGACATCTACGGCAACGACGAAGACAGCGGTGGCAGCAAGGTTGTTAAAGCTCCTTTGAAGCTGCTCGCGTTTCTCGGCGGTGCCTGGCTGTTCCTCCGTGGTCACTGA